One window of the Parasphingopyxis algicola genome contains the following:
- a CDS encoding ExbD/TolR family protein, producing MGGKVGPAAGEDDPMIDINTTPLIDVLLVLLIMFIITIPIQTHAVKIDLPVADDSDPPDDAIDPVKNEVYISPTDQILWNGEPVTRQTLRQYLDITVTMNPVPELHMFPDAQARYNTVDEVLAITRRAQVSNMGFIGNDQYRQF from the coding sequence ATGGGTGGAAAAGTAGGACCTGCCGCCGGCGAAGACGATCCGATGATCGACATCAACACGACGCCGCTGATCGACGTCCTGTTGGTGCTGCTCATCATGTTCATCATCACCATCCCGATCCAGACCCATGCGGTGAAGATCGACCTGCCGGTTGCCGATGACAGCGATCCGCCGGATGATGCGATCGATCCGGTCAAGAACGAGGTCTATATCTCGCCGACCGACCAGATCCTATGGAATGGCGAGCCGGTCACCCGGCAGACGCTGCGCCAGTATCTGGACATTACGGTGACGATGAATCCGGTGCCCGAGCTGCATATGTTCCCGGACGCCCAGGCACGTTACAACACGGTGGACGAGGTACTCGCCATCACCCGCCGTGCCCAGGTGTCCAATATGGGCTTTATCGGCAACGATCAGTATCGCCAGTTCTAG
- a CDS encoding ExbD/TolR family protein, giving the protein MGMNVAPSEGEGGEEAMSEINVVPLTDVMLVLLIIFLIAVPVVIQTVEVNLPSVRLLPTTTKPENVSLSIRAADDGACEVFWGMSRVNSNEMLTRAIQHIEDEIERFGGAENMTEDDLPEVHIRGDVNTPWRCIGGPIFVMQQAGFTRVGFISEPAPGVGIQRL; this is encoded by the coding sequence ATGGGAATGAATGTTGCACCTTCTGAGGGCGAGGGCGGCGAAGAGGCGATGTCGGAGATCAATGTCGTCCCGCTTACGGACGTCATGCTCGTGTTGCTCATCATCTTCCTGATCGCGGTGCCCGTTGTGATCCAGACGGTCGAGGTGAACCTGCCTTCGGTTCGTCTCCTGCCGACGACGACCAAGCCGGAAAATGTCTCGCTGTCGATCAGAGCCGCCGATGATGGCGCCTGCGAAGTGTTCTGGGGCATGAGCCGAGTGAATTCCAACGAGATGCTGACCCGCGCCATCCAGCATATCGAGGACGAAATCGAACGGTTCGGCGGCGCTGAGAATATGACCGAAGACGATCTTCCGGAAGTGCATATCCGTGGCGACGTCAATACGCCGTGGCGTTGTATCGGCGGTCCGATCTTCGTGATGCAGCAGGCGGGTTTCACGCGGGTGGGCTTCATTTCGGAGCCGGCGCCGGGCGTCGGCATTCAGCGCCTATAG
- a CDS encoding ABC transporter transmembrane domain-containing protein translates to MADTDTDTPKSRNLGNLALIWRFAIRYPMRIVGAGIALLVAAAATLAIPDGFRRVIDQGFSGTGGDISQYFYYLFFIVVVLALATAARFYFVSWLGERVVADLRVAVQRNLLALDPKYFEENRPSEIASRMTSDTSVIEMIVGTTISVALRNIVMGIGGIIYLLTLSPKLALMMLLGIPLAIGPIVILGRKLRNVSRHSQDRIADVGAMIAETLGAMKIVQAFGQERREGDRFDAAVQSAFATARRRIVIRSVMTAIVITLIFGAITMVLWQAASDVINDQISGGAVAAFVLTGMIVAGAFGALTEVYGELMRGAGAAGRLSELLREVPEIRPPDNPKKLPEPARGALHFDDVTFRYPTRLETPALADFSLAIEPSELVAVVGPSGAGKSTLFQLAQRFYDPQQGRITLDGVDLREADPADIRNRIAMVPQDTVIFAASARDNLRYGDWEASDDALWAAAEAANAAQFIRELPEGLDTYLGEGGARLSGGQRQRLAIARALLRDAPLLLLDEATSALDAESERLVQQALERLMKDRTTIVIAHRLATVRSADRIIVMDGGRIVEQGDHTALTGQGGLYARLAQLQFESSAA, encoded by the coding sequence ATGGCAGACACCGACACCGATACGCCCAAATCCCGCAATCTCGGCAACCTCGCGCTGATCTGGCGCTTCGCGATCCGCTATCCGATGCGGATCGTCGGCGCGGGGATCGCGCTGCTGGTCGCCGCGGCGGCGACGCTGGCCATTCCCGACGGATTCCGGCGTGTGATCGATCAGGGATTCAGCGGCACGGGCGGCGATATCTCGCAATATTTCTACTATCTGTTCTTCATCGTCGTCGTCCTGGCGCTGGCGACGGCCGCCCGCTTCTATTTCGTGTCCTGGCTCGGCGAACGGGTGGTCGCCGACCTGCGCGTCGCCGTGCAGCGGAACCTGCTCGCGCTCGATCCCAAATATTTCGAGGAAAACCGCCCGTCCGAGATCGCCTCGCGGATGACGTCCGACACGTCGGTGATCGAGATGATCGTCGGCACGACCATTTCCGTGGCCTTGCGCAATATCGTTATGGGCATCGGCGGGATCATCTACCTGTTGACGCTGTCGCCCAAGCTGGCCCTGATGATGCTGCTCGGCATCCCGCTGGCAATCGGGCCGATCGTGATCCTCGGGCGCAAGCTGCGCAACGTGTCCCGCCACAGCCAGGACCGGATCGCCGATGTCGGCGCGATGATCGCCGAAACGCTGGGCGCAATGAAGATCGTTCAGGCGTTCGGGCAGGAGCGGCGCGAAGGCGACCGGTTCGATGCGGCCGTCCAGAGCGCCTTTGCCACCGCGCGGCGCCGGATCGTCATCCGCTCGGTCATGACGGCGATCGTCATCACCCTGATCTTCGGCGCCATCACCATGGTGCTCTGGCAGGCGGCGTCCGACGTCATCAACGACCAGATCAGCGGTGGCGCGGTCGCGGCGTTCGTGCTGACGGGCATGATCGTGGCTGGCGCATTCGGCGCGCTGACCGAGGTATATGGCGAGCTGATGCGCGGCGCCGGTGCCGCCGGCCGGCTCAGCGAACTGCTCCGCGAAGTCCCGGAAATTCGGCCGCCCGACAATCCGAAAAAGCTGCCGGAGCCCGCCCGGGGCGCATTGCATTTCGACGATGTCACGTTCCGCTATCCCACACGGCTCGAAACCCCGGCACTGGCGGATTTCAGCCTCGCGATCGAACCCAGCGAACTCGTCGCCGTGGTTGGCCCGTCCGGGGCGGGCAAGTCCACGCTGTTCCAGCTGGCCCAGCGCTTCTACGACCCGCAACAGGGCCGAATCACACTGGATGGCGTCGACCTGCGCGAGGCCGATCCGGCGGACATCCGGAACCGGATCGCGATGGTTCCGCAGGACACCGTCATATTCGCCGCCTCGGCCCGCGACAATCTCCGCTATGGCGACTGGGAAGCGAGCGACGATGCGCTCTGGGCAGCGGCAGAAGCCGCTAACGCGGCGCAGTTTATCCGCGAACTGCCCGAGGGTCTCGACACCTATCTGGGCGAAGGCGGCGCCCGGCTATCCGGCGGCCAGCGTCAGAGACTGGCGATTGCCCGAGCGCTGCTCCGCGACGCGCCGCTGCTGCTGCTCGACGAGGCCACCTCGGCGCTCGATGCCGAGTCCGAGCGACTGGTTCAGCAGGCTCTGGAGCGGCTGATGAAGGACCGGACGACGATCGTCATCGCGCACCGGCTCGCGACCGTCCGCTCCGCCGACCGGATCATCGTGATGGACGGTGGGCGGATCGTCGAACAGGGCGATCATACGGCGCTGACCGGCCAGGGCGGCCTTTATGCGCGCCTCGCCCAGCTGCAGTTCGAAAGCAGCGCCGCCTGA